The Stratiformator vulcanicus genome has a segment encoding these proteins:
- a CDS encoding glucose-1-phosphate cytidylyltransferase has protein sequence MLFCGGMGMRLREYSESIPKPMVDIGYRPVLWHVMKYYAHFGHKDFILCLGWKADVIKQYFLEYDECASNDFVLSGDDKSVDLLASDIHDWRITFVDTGATKCIGERLKAVEPYLEGEQTFLANYTDGLCDVHLPNLIDLHERRNSVATFLSVQPTQSFHTVVTEPEGSVSRIDSVKDSDLWINAGFFVLDQSVFSYMRNGEELVEQPFRRLIEAEKLSSLRHEGFFACMDTFKEKQLLDDMYARSETPWELWKNESRRTDSGAVEEPEDRLARDVSELADEVGQRVGLNEVNSAPSLQTT, from the coding sequence GTGTTGTTCTGTGGCGGAATGGGCATGCGACTCCGAGAATACTCGGAGTCGATCCCTAAGCCGATGGTGGATATCGGTTATCGGCCGGTGTTGTGGCATGTGATGAAGTACTACGCCCACTTCGGGCATAAAGACTTCATCCTTTGCCTCGGCTGGAAGGCCGATGTAATTAAGCAGTATTTTCTTGAGTACGATGAGTGCGCTTCGAATGACTTCGTCCTTTCGGGCGACGACAAGTCTGTCGATTTGCTGGCCAGCGATATCCATGACTGGCGAATCACATTCGTCGATACCGGTGCAACAAAGTGCATCGGTGAGCGTCTTAAGGCGGTCGAACCTTACCTGGAAGGCGAACAGACCTTCCTGGCTAACTACACGGACGGGTTGTGCGATGTTCACTTGCCGAACTTGATCGATCTACATGAGCGTCGTAATTCGGTGGCGACATTCCTGTCGGTGCAGCCAACGCAATCGTTCCATACGGTCGTTACGGAACCGGAGGGAAGCGTCTCGCGCATTGACTCGGTGAAAGACAGCGATCTGTGGATTAATGCGGGCTTCTTCGTCCTCGATCAATCTGTCTTCAGCTATATGCGGAATGGCGAGGAGCTGGTTGAACAACCGTTCCGCCGATTAATTGAGGCTGAAAAGCTCAGCAGTCTGCGACACGAAGGTTTCTTCGCCTGTATGGATACCTTTAAGGAAAAGCAGTTGCTCGATGACATGTATGCCCGCAGTGAGACCCCTTGGGAACTGTGGAAGAATGAGAGCCGCCGTACGGATTCGGGCGCTGTCGAAGAGCCCGAGGATCGATTGGCGAGAGACGTGAGTGAACTCGCCGACGAAGTCGGGCAACGGGTTGGGTTAAACGAAGTCAATTCGGCTCCCTCGCTTCAAACGACTTAG
- a CDS encoding PIG-L deacetylase family protein has translation MLSLQFNDVREILCLGAHPDDIEIGCGGTILRLIEQYPNAKIRWIVFSGAGTQRESEARAAAESILADCSDFEIEVQGFTDSFFPAEYESMKRWFSQLKNRCAPDIVLTHRREDDHQDHRVLADLAWCTFRNHVIWEYEIPKYEGDLGKPNMYVPLDEQTLSRKLEVLLRAFPSQQEKQWFSRSTFEGLMRIRGLESGSPLGFAEGLYCRKLCI, from the coding sequence ATGTTGTCGCTTCAATTTAACGACGTTCGTGAGATTCTCTGTCTGGGCGCCCATCCCGATGACATTGAAATTGGATGCGGGGGAACGATTCTCCGATTGATCGAGCAATATCCGAACGCGAAAATCCGCTGGATTGTTTTCAGTGGTGCTGGGACACAGAGAGAGTCGGAGGCCCGTGCTGCGGCCGAGTCGATCCTCGCAGATTGCAGCGACTTCGAAATTGAAGTGCAAGGTTTCACCGACAGCTTCTTCCCTGCCGAATATGAATCGATGAAACGCTGGTTCTCACAGCTTAAGAATCGCTGTGCGCCGGACATCGTGCTGACGCATCGAAGGGAGGACGATCATCAGGATCATCGCGTGCTGGCCGATCTCGCCTGGTGCACGTTCCGCAATCACGTTATTTGGGAATATGAGATCCCGAAGTACGAGGGCGACCTCGGTAAGCCCAACATGTATGTCCCACTCGACGAGCAGACGTTAAGTCGCAAGTTAGAGGTCCTGCTGCGAGCGTTTCCGTCGCAGCAGGAAAAACAATGGTTCAGCCGATCCACGTTTGAAGGGCTAATGCGAATCCGGGGCTTGGAGAGCGGGTCACCTTTGGGTTTTGCGGAGGGTCTGTACTGTCGCAAGTTGTGCATTTAA
- a CDS encoding TolC family protein translates to MATALICVASGVPQSFAGEMDDYRSLTSTAGRDAAENGRSRRGFQFGHSVPAVSDSAAAVNHRHTSSDPYRSYRSSEDASSSQNRRRTELIRPTAGGASDRQAVVSASYEGRGKISGVEQIDWRPQPQVSAPVSEDQRIELPWWSNYVTRPFDDETQPVSLTLDLVIAEALTHSHRVKEIEVTPYIQQTFIPESIAEFDWTAFAESRLDDLSDPVGNTLTTGGPTRFRDLYAIGRAGIRRKSQWGGEFEAAQQLAYQDNNSDFFAPPQQGTGQLLVSFTQPFLRGSGQSYNESRIILAGINSQTARQEGMEELANHLFEVARAYWSLYRARSFVLQRSRLLKEGERVLRKLEERRVFDVAANQIARARAAVAARRAGLTRAFADLRSAESKLRALVNSPILRNGSQQEFVPAELPSGEHWHFDLETSRAMAMENRPEFAKKLSDLEAARVRAGMARHELLPVLDFAMQAYVSGLDGNSDIAQGFANQYTVGEPSYSVGLFFEIPLGNRAAQAKLKRRELEMSRALASFHTTVAVGMSEVEIAVQETEATWEEMQSRRESMEAAATEVVYLAMRWQLVPEDERVASLLLEQLLDAQDRLVAEEQDFVTAQVRHALAVLEWKRSTGTLLQYLAPGQANQKPAPSAVNIDAGTIVDSVN, encoded by the coding sequence GTGGCGACGGCGCTGATATGCGTCGCGTCGGGTGTGCCGCAGTCGTTCGCGGGCGAGATGGATGACTATCGGTCGCTCACCTCGACCGCCGGCCGGGACGCTGCGGAAAACGGTCGATCTCGCCGCGGTTTTCAGTTCGGCCATAGCGTTCCGGCTGTTAGCGATTCGGCGGCGGCAGTGAACCATCGCCACACCAGCAGTGATCCCTATCGGTCCTACCGCTCATCCGAAGACGCGTCTTCATCACAAAACAGACGGCGAACCGAATTGATTCGGCCCACTGCCGGAGGCGCATCGGATCGGCAGGCCGTCGTCTCGGCAAGCTATGAAGGACGCGGGAAGATCAGCGGAGTCGAACAGATCGATTGGCGACCTCAACCGCAGGTTTCTGCCCCTGTCTCCGAAGATCAGCGAATCGAGCTGCCCTGGTGGTCTAATTATGTCACCCGCCCCTTTGACGATGAGACACAGCCGGTCTCCCTCACGTTGGACCTCGTGATCGCCGAAGCGCTCACGCATTCGCATCGCGTGAAGGAAATCGAAGTCACACCCTATATTCAGCAGACGTTTATTCCTGAGTCAATCGCCGAATTCGATTGGACGGCCTTCGCGGAATCGCGGCTCGATGACCTGAGTGACCCGGTTGGAAATACCTTAACGACAGGCGGGCCGACCCGGTTTCGTGATCTGTACGCCATCGGACGGGCGGGCATCCGCAGAAAATCTCAATGGGGCGGCGAGTTCGAGGCGGCTCAGCAACTGGCCTATCAAGACAATAACTCCGATTTCTTCGCGCCGCCCCAGCAGGGCACCGGCCAATTGCTGGTGAGCTTTACGCAGCCGTTCCTTCGCGGCAGCGGGCAGTCTTACAACGAAAGCCGAATCATTCTCGCAGGAATTAATAGCCAGACCGCCCGACAGGAAGGAATGGAAGAGCTTGCGAACCACTTATTCGAAGTCGCAAGAGCCTACTGGTCACTCTACCGGGCGCGATCATTCGTGCTGCAGCGAAGTCGATTGCTTAAGGAAGGCGAACGGGTCCTTCGGAAGCTCGAAGAGCGACGTGTGTTCGACGTCGCGGCTAACCAAATTGCCCGTGCCAGAGCGGCGGTGGCCGCCCGACGAGCGGGACTGACCCGCGCGTTCGCCGATTTACGGAGTGCCGAATCAAAATTACGCGCGCTGGTCAATTCCCCCATTTTAAGAAATGGGTCGCAGCAAGAGTTTGTGCCCGCGGAATTGCCGAGTGGCGAGCATTGGCACTTCGATCTCGAAACGTCCAGAGCGATGGCGATGGAAAATCGACCCGAGTTCGCGAAGAAATTATCCGATCTTGAGGCCGCCCGTGTCCGCGCAGGAATGGCCCGGCATGAACTGCTTCCCGTCCTCGACTTCGCCATGCAGGCTTACGTCTCCGGACTCGACGGCAATTCAGACATCGCACAGGGATTCGCGAATCAATATACCGTCGGTGAACCGAGTTATTCGGTCGGATTGTTCTTTGAAATCCCGCTGGGAAATCGCGCAGCTCAGGCCAAACTAAAGCGGCGTGAACTGGAGATGTCGCGGGCGTTAGCGAGTTTTCACACCACCGTGGCGGTCGGGATGTCCGAAGTCGAAATCGCCGTCCAAGAAACGGAAGCCACTTGGGAGGAAATGCAGAGCCGGCGTGAATCGATGGAAGCGGCCGCCACCGAAGTCGTCTATCTCGCGATGCGCTGGCAACTGGTTCCGGAAGACGAACGCGTTGCCTCGTTATTGCTCGAACAACTCTTGGACGCCCAGGACCGACTTGTCGCCGAGGAACAAGATTTTGTGACGGCTCAAGTTCGGCACGCCCTCGCCGTACTGGAGTGGAAGCGGAGCACCGGCACACTGCTTCAATATCTTGCACCGGGGCAGGCAAATCAAAAGCCCGCCCCGAGTGCCGTCAACATCGACGCCGGAACAATCGTGGACTCGGTGAATTAA
- a CDS encoding site-2 protease family protein, with amino-acid sequence MTSNSQEDAPFSGDLRLQLIPDLTFTPLRAHRGGWVYQIEVPSQDQFFRVGTKEYALISLLDGSLTLAEAYSRARQNTLGEDLSAEECQHISRWLIDSGLVVSPDLKNSHSQRHQRDGQAGIFAGGNPLFSKIPLFGPDPFLRRYNTLFAWMHSPVMVAAWCVACLLALWQISSHSIRFAVESTGIFAPSQWIWLLGVWMVLKILHEFSHAVACRRFGIKVGEAGVLLFFFAPLAYIDVTSSWRLTSRWKRIQIALAGIYIETWVAAIAAILWASMAPGPVSSLLYYTVIVGGAITILFNANPLMRADGYYVLSDLVDIPNLSSVSRQHLQSVVTWFLIGKRIPLLPYPRWKRLLIQVYAPLSGLYRLFIYIVLALGFSKAIGLRAEILVIAVLVGLFFRPAQRIVAQVVEERHNGTLKSTRALAVSTATIVTIVALVFVLAWPQQCSAPGIVEFSPHADIRASTPGFLKSVHVSVGQKVTQGMPLATLINDEVAEEFETLRYEVESSQLRQELLIRQGEMAVAQVEQERLVGLKQQLAEQQREVEQLTLKAPVDGVLVEPDPASLVGVYFERGDSILTIGGQDGKSIKVVVSHIYSDSLKRAKPGELTVHFPGLGKRSGRCEQFTPTATRELHDMKLSAVNGGPIPVRPPSNATDEASPQSHEMFEPQFSATVEIIDPPQDLAVGNIGSVRWRGEARSIGLWFVERVRTFVESKVN; translated from the coding sequence ATGACATCCAATTCTCAAGAGGATGCCCCTTTTTCAGGGGACCTTCGTCTCCAATTAATCCCGGACCTCACTTTCACCCCGCTCCGCGCACATCGCGGGGGTTGGGTGTATCAAATCGAGGTTCCTTCGCAGGACCAGTTCTTTCGCGTCGGCACCAAAGAGTATGCCCTCATCTCTTTGCTAGACGGGAGCCTGACGCTGGCTGAGGCTTACTCCCGCGCGCGTCAGAACACTCTTGGTGAAGACCTTTCAGCGGAAGAGTGCCAACATATCAGCCGCTGGCTGATCGACTCCGGACTCGTCGTTTCGCCCGATCTTAAGAACAGTCACTCGCAGAGGCATCAACGCGATGGCCAAGCCGGAATATTCGCCGGCGGAAATCCGTTGTTCTCCAAGATTCCGCTCTTCGGTCCCGACCCGTTCCTGCGCCGCTACAACACCCTGTTCGCCTGGATGCACTCACCGGTCATGGTCGCTGCCTGGTGCGTGGCCTGCCTGCTGGCGCTCTGGCAGATCTCATCGCACTCGATCCGTTTCGCGGTCGAATCGACCGGCATCTTTGCCCCCTCTCAATGGATATGGCTGCTCGGCGTATGGATGGTCTTAAAAATACTGCACGAGTTCTCTCACGCGGTGGCATGCCGACGATTCGGCATTAAGGTCGGCGAAGCCGGAGTGTTGCTATTTTTCTTTGCGCCGCTGGCCTACATCGACGTCACGTCGTCATGGCGACTGACGTCACGCTGGAAGCGCATCCAGATCGCGCTCGCCGGAATATATATTGAAACGTGGGTCGCGGCTATCGCGGCAATCTTGTGGGCGTCTATGGCACCCGGGCCTGTCAGTTCGTTGCTTTATTACACTGTGATTGTGGGCGGGGCGATTACCATCCTGTTTAACGCGAATCCGCTCATGCGTGCCGACGGCTACTATGTGCTGTCCGACCTCGTCGACATCCCGAACCTTTCGTCCGTCTCTCGCCAACATCTGCAGTCGGTCGTCACGTGGTTTCTAATTGGAAAACGAATTCCGCTATTGCCGTATCCAAGATGGAAGCGGCTGTTAATTCAGGTCTATGCGCCACTGAGTGGCCTATACCGTCTCTTCATTTACATCGTGCTCGCTTTGGGTTTTTCCAAAGCGATCGGCTTGCGAGCAGAGATTCTCGTCATTGCCGTGCTAGTTGGACTATTCTTTCGACCCGCCCAGCGCATCGTCGCTCAAGTGGTCGAAGAACGACACAACGGCACATTAAAGTCGACCCGTGCCCTTGCGGTTTCCACTGCGACGATCGTCACGATTGTCGCCCTCGTCTTCGTGTTGGCATGGCCGCAGCAATGCTCCGCCCCGGGCATCGTCGAGTTCTCGCCCCACGCGGACATCAGAGCGTCCACACCAGGGTTTCTCAAAAGCGTACACGTGTCGGTCGGCCAGAAAGTGACGCAAGGGATGCCTCTTGCGACTTTGATAAATGATGAAGTCGCTGAAGAATTCGAAACACTTCGATATGAAGTCGAAAGCTCCCAACTCCGCCAGGAACTTCTAATTAGACAAGGCGAAATGGCAGTCGCTCAAGTCGAACAGGAACGGCTGGTCGGATTGAAACAGCAATTGGCTGAGCAGCAAAGAGAAGTAGAGCAACTCACTTTAAAAGCCCCGGTCGACGGTGTGCTCGTCGAACCTGATCCGGCTTCACTGGTGGGTGTTTACTTCGAACGAGGTGACTCGATTTTGACGATCGGCGGACAAGACGGCAAATCGATTAAGGTCGTCGTTTCGCACATCTACTCCGACAGTCTTAAGAGAGCAAAGCCGGGAGAGTTGACCGTACATTTCCCCGGGCTTGGCAAGCGATCGGGTCGCTGTGAGCAATTTACGCCGACAGCGACAAGAGAACTCCACGACATGAAGTTATCTGCGGTCAACGGCGGACCGATCCCTGTTCGCCCCCCTTCCAATGCTACGGACGAAGCCAGCCCGCAAAGTCATGAAATGTTCGAGCCGCAGTTTTCTGCCACCGTTGAAATTATTGATCCGCCGCAGGATCTGGCCGTAGGGAACATCGGCTCGGTGCGCTGGCGAGGCGAAGCACGCTCGATCGGCCTCTGGTTCGTGGAGCGGGTCCGCACGTTCGTGGAGTCGAAAGTCAATTAA
- a CDS encoding efflux RND transporter periplasmic adaptor subunit, with product MSQSQSDTGSPRATEASGSALSPKMVNLSSTPIAPTAAADPGSAPPEDKTKKSPTVSELQTIVVISALLSQIEVCDSLHDSLRRFVEGLRNAIGCDDVVLGLTEAEESVPTLVAIASRPNLANSEDKNLEIQATLNEAVIRDTVTAWPPPDDQHRHALLAHKQFAEVTRTKGLVSFPLKDPTGKLRGALLLVLKKNPLADRRALQIASLAASRIAASMAILKKADGDRISRAVRKLTRMTRVRSTTLWVGLLLLAVVIGLLPVPHSVSCECEVQPTVKRYVAAPFDVAVEEAFVRAGEEVEAGDLLARLDGHEVALALTGVESEIQQAMKRQNTQLAERDYGAARLTQLEIDEITVRKQMLQHRLDSLDVRSPIDGVIIEGDLQRAEGVQLSKGQTLFQVAPLDRMVVEIEVPESDIRLIKTDMPVDVSLEADGWTERSGTVARILPSSQLRNQRNVFVAEIEVENSQNELRPGMRGYAEVTGDSAPLAWTMMRRPVHRLLFWLGW from the coding sequence ATGTCTCAATCACAATCAGACACGGGAAGCCCCCGAGCGACCGAAGCATCGGGTTCCGCATTAAGTCCGAAAATGGTCAACCTGAGTTCGACTCCAATTGCCCCAACCGCCGCTGCCGATCCAGGCTCCGCCCCCCCAGAAGACAAAACGAAGAAGTCACCGACGGTTTCTGAACTGCAAACGATCGTCGTAATTTCTGCTTTGCTTTCGCAAATCGAAGTCTGTGATTCGCTTCACGATTCGCTGCGCCGATTCGTTGAAGGGCTCCGTAACGCCATCGGCTGCGACGACGTCGTGCTCGGCCTGACGGAAGCTGAAGAATCAGTACCCACACTTGTCGCTATCGCATCACGGCCGAACCTTGCGAACTCTGAGGACAAAAACTTAGAAATCCAGGCTACATTGAACGAGGCGGTCATTCGGGACACCGTCACTGCGTGGCCGCCTCCGGACGATCAACACCGCCATGCGCTGCTCGCTCACAAGCAATTTGCTGAAGTGACTCGGACGAAAGGGTTGGTCAGTTTCCCACTGAAAGACCCGACCGGGAAGCTGCGGGGAGCGCTGCTACTTGTCTTAAAGAAAAACCCGCTCGCAGACCGCCGCGCCTTACAGATCGCCTCGTTGGCGGCTTCAAGGATCGCTGCGAGCATGGCAATCCTTAAAAAAGCAGACGGGGATAGAATAAGTCGGGCCGTCAGGAAATTGACGCGGATGACCCGAGTTCGCTCCACGACATTGTGGGTCGGACTACTGCTACTCGCAGTGGTGATCGGGTTGTTGCCCGTTCCGCACTCGGTCTCGTGCGAATGTGAAGTGCAGCCGACGGTCAAACGCTATGTGGCCGCCCCCTTCGACGTCGCGGTGGAGGAGGCTTTCGTCAGAGCCGGTGAAGAGGTTGAGGCAGGTGATTTGCTCGCCCGTCTCGATGGTCACGAAGTCGCACTAGCTTTAACCGGAGTCGAGTCGGAAATTCAGCAGGCGATGAAACGTCAGAATACACAGTTGGCCGAACGCGATTACGGTGCCGCCAGACTGACCCAGCTTGAGATCGATGAAATCACCGTTCGCAAGCAAATGCTGCAGCACCGTCTTGACTCGCTCGACGTGCGCAGCCCGATCGACGGTGTTATTATTGAAGGCGATTTGCAGCGAGCTGAAGGTGTTCAACTTTCGAAAGGGCAAACGCTTTTTCAAGTCGCGCCACTCGATCGCATGGTCGTCGAAATTGAGGTTCCGGAATCGGACATTCGCCTCATTAAGACTGACATGCCGGTCGACGTCAGCTTAGAAGCGGACGGATGGACCGAACGATCCGGGACCGTCGCACGCATCCTTCCGAGCTCTCAGCTTCGCAACCAGCGGAACGTGTTCGTCGCGGAAATCGAAGTCGAAAATAGTCAGAACGAATTGCGACCCGGAATGCGAGGATATGCGGAAGTCACGGGTGACTCGGCCCCACTGGCATGGACAATGATGCGACGCCCGGTTCATCGGCTGCTCTTCTGGTTGGGATGGTGA
- a CDS encoding class I SAM-dependent methyltransferase has protein sequence MSATAVNTPEVQPTSSLASKKRPARHGCRFCNHPLTHTVVDLGMSPLCENFLTYEQLGEPEVFYPLHTYVCEKCWLVQVEEYVHGADIFGGEYAYFSSFSDSWLKHAAAYVDMITPRLGLTEKSQVVELASNDGYLLKNFVAKNIPALGIEPAANVAEVAKSVGVESRNTYFTTEAAEELVAEGIKADLLIANNVLAHVPDLNDFVGGMKVILNEGGTITVEFPHLLHIIEETHFDTMYQEHYCYYSLLTLQAVFAHHGLTIYDLDTIPTHGGSLRIYIRHDNDNTKPVTSTVSEVIQLEEASGFREVETYTAFAGRTEESKRRILEFLINAKREGKTVVGYGAPGKGNTLLNYCGVREDLLEYVVDRNPYKHNRFLAGTHIPCYGPEKIAETKPDYILILPWNLKDEIAEQLEYTREWGAQLAVPIPTLTVF, from the coding sequence ATGGCTGCCGGTTTTGTAATCATCCGCTGACACACACGGTGGTCGATCTGGGGATGTCGCCGCTTTGCGAGAACTTCCTTACCTACGAACAATTAGGCGAGCCGGAGGTCTTCTATCCGCTGCACACTTATGTCTGCGAAAAGTGCTGGCTGGTGCAGGTGGAAGAGTACGTGCACGGTGCCGATATCTTCGGCGGTGAATACGCCTACTTCTCGTCGTTTTCCGACTCGTGGCTCAAGCACGCGGCCGCCTACGTCGACATGATCACGCCGCGGCTCGGTTTAACCGAGAAGTCGCAAGTCGTTGAACTCGCCAGTAATGACGGCTACCTGCTTAAGAACTTCGTGGCCAAGAACATTCCCGCGCTCGGAATCGAGCCGGCGGCCAATGTTGCAGAGGTCGCGAAGTCGGTCGGCGTTGAAAGTCGCAACACCTATTTCACGACCGAAGCCGCTGAGGAACTGGTTGCGGAGGGCATTAAAGCCGACCTGTTGATCGCCAACAATGTGCTCGCCCATGTCCCTGATCTCAACGATTTCGTCGGCGGGATGAAGGTCATTCTTAATGAGGGCGGCACGATCACGGTCGAGTTCCCGCACCTGCTGCACATCATCGAAGAAACCCACTTCGATACGATGTATCAGGAGCACTATTGCTACTATTCGCTGCTAACATTGCAGGCCGTTTTCGCCCATCACGGATTGACTATTTACGACCTCGATACGATTCCGACCCACGGCGGCTCGCTTCGGATTTATATCCGTCACGACAACGACAATACGAAACCGGTCACGTCGACAGTCAGTGAAGTGATTCAGCTTGAAGAGGCCTCCGGCTTCCGCGAAGTCGAAACCTATACCGCCTTCGCCGGCCGCACCGAGGAATCAAAGCGACGCATCCTCGAGTTCCTGATCAATGCGAAGCGTGAAGGAAAGACGGTCGTCGGTTACGGGGCTCCCGGTAAGGGCAACACGCTTCTGAATTACTGTGGCGTTCGGGAAGACCTTCTCGAGTACGTCGTGGATCGCAACCCTTACAAGCACAATCGTTTTCTCGCGGGGACGCACATCCCTTGCTACGGACCGGAGAAGATCGCGGAAACGAAGCCGGATTATATTCTCATCCTGCCCTGGAACCTCAAAGACGAGATCGCCGAGCAGCTTGAGTACACGCGGGAGTGGGGCGCCCAGCTTGCGGTGCCGATTCCGACGCTGACGGTATTCTAA
- a CDS encoding efflux RND transporter periplasmic adaptor subunit translates to MLKIDSITDCFKRGKSRIWALALLIAAATFVGIPSADAEELIGFSEPYRTIDVAASQMGIVSKIHAREGDQVSAGDLVGELDHRVLAIASRIAEKTATSRSALHVAEAEANLSRERMDNLRSLHARNAASNEELERAEIEFQIAQARLNGAVESLELKQLEHERVLAEIEQRMIRSPIDGVVIRIHRDEGEFTSANQPDIATVVELNPLVAVFSTTRDLARNLKTDASVEVKFDDRQKARGIIEYISPVTEARSGTVEVRVRIPNPQLKLRSGERCSIRSN, encoded by the coding sequence ATGCTTAAAATTGATTCGATCACCGATTGTTTTAAGCGAGGCAAGTCGCGAATATGGGCGCTGGCTCTCTTAATTGCCGCAGCAACGTTTGTGGGGATTCCCAGCGCAGACGCCGAAGAACTGATCGGCTTCTCGGAGCCTTATCGCACCATCGACGTTGCCGCCTCGCAAATGGGGATCGTGAGCAAGATTCATGCAAGAGAGGGAGATCAGGTCTCCGCGGGAGACCTCGTCGGCGAACTCGATCATCGCGTGTTGGCGATTGCGTCTCGAATTGCAGAAAAGACGGCGACATCGCGCAGCGCGCTCCACGTGGCTGAAGCAGAAGCGAATCTCAGCCGCGAGCGGATGGACAACTTAAGGTCTCTGCACGCACGCAACGCGGCCAGCAATGAAGAACTCGAACGTGCCGAGATCGAGTTTCAAATTGCCCAGGCCCGGCTCAACGGTGCCGTCGAGTCGCTTGAGTTAAAGCAACTGGAGCATGAACGAGTTCTGGCGGAGATCGAACAGCGGATGATCCGCTCTCCCATCGACGGAGTTGTGATCCGCATCCATAGGGACGAGGGAGAGTTTACGTCGGCGAATCAACCCGACATCGCAACGGTCGTTGAATTAAATCCACTCGTCGCCGTGTTCTCCACGACGAGAGATTTGGCACGCAACCTGAAAACTGATGCGAGCGTGGAAGTCAAATTCGATGACCGTCAGAAGGCCCGTGGAATCATTGAATATATTTCACCCGTTACCGAAGCACGAAGCGGCACGGTTGAAGTTCGGGTCCGAATTCCAAACCCCCAGCTCAAGTTAAGAAGCGGAGAACGTTGCTCAATTAGGTCGAATTGA
- a CDS encoding lipopolysaccharide biosynthesis protein — MAQLTPPRIDTEADGSEPPRARTAEPRRRLSSRLKQQLSLLIERNLGLVTLLDQATVSGTRFLIGVALARFAGPADLGIYSLAFAAVIIVVCTQESLVCRPYTVFWRSRHDARRFRGSSLLHHLVLSGFSSAVALVAAAFFYVLNSEVALIAGVLAIVLPSVLLWDFARRNCFAHLQMGTALAIDGFSSAFQLLTIALLAYAGFLSASSALLVVAGGALLTSLAWLALWRKNFLIGYRDSWGDWAHNWRFGRWAFATQLGGSLNGQVPGWLLLYFVGVAATGTFTACENIVLLSNPLLLGLANLLEARSAEKAGTQGQEALASYARKSFIMLTAITSVMAITIFCVADWLLLILFGPDFTHAAGVVRILGIAVIAWGWIVVFAGTLAALGRPDASFKGTVAGLIATILAGIATVPLGGIAGAAVALVIGSYVSGAWQGLSLVAVLSEGRAPCTAATPTT, encoded by the coding sequence ATGGCACAGCTCACGCCGCCGCGAATAGATACTGAGGCCGATGGTTCAGAGCCGCCGCGCGCTCGTACTGCTGAGCCGAGACGGAGACTGTCGAGTCGGCTGAAGCAACAACTTAGTCTCCTGATCGAACGCAACCTGGGTCTTGTCACGCTGCTTGATCAAGCCACAGTCAGCGGGACGCGATTTCTGATCGGTGTCGCGTTGGCTCGCTTTGCCGGACCGGCGGACCTCGGCATCTATTCGCTTGCTTTTGCGGCGGTAATTATCGTCGTTTGCACGCAAGAGTCATTGGTTTGCCGGCCTTATACCGTCTTCTGGCGATCGCGGCACGACGCGAGGCGGTTTCGCGGAAGCTCGCTCTTACATCACCTTGTGCTGAGCGGATTCTCGTCGGCTGTTGCTCTCGTAGCTGCCGCCTTCTTCTATGTTCTTAATTCTGAAGTGGCGTTGATTGCGGGCGTTCTCGCCATCGTACTACCGTCGGTCTTGCTGTGGGACTTCGCGCGGCGAAACTGTTTCGCCCATCTGCAGATGGGAACGGCCCTCGCGATCGACGGTTTCTCATCGGCTTTTCAATTGCTCACAATCGCGTTACTTGCTTACGCGGGATTTCTATCGGCCTCGTCGGCTTTGTTGGTCGTTGCCGGGGGTGCGCTGCTGACTTCACTTGCGTGGCTGGCTCTTTGGCGAAAAAACTTCTTAATCGGTTATCGCGATTCGTGGGGGGACTGGGCTCACAATTGGCGTTTCGGGCGTTGGGCATTCGCGACACAACTTGGGGGTAGCCTTAACGGCCAGGTGCCCGGTTGGTTGCTTCTGTATTTTGTCGGCGTGGCGGCGACCGGTACTTTTACAGCTTGTGAAAATATCGTGCTGCTCTCCAATCCGCTCTTACTGGGGCTTGCCAATTTATTGGAGGCCCGTTCAGCGGAAAAGGCGGGAACACAGGGGCAAGAGGCACTTGCGAGCTACGCCAGAAAATCGTTTATCATGCTCACGGCGATTACATCGGTCATGGCAATTACGATCTTCTGCGTGGCCGATTGGCTCTTACTCATTCTGTTCGGGCCTGACTTCACTCACGCCGCGGGAGTCGTCCGCATTCTGGGGATCGCCGTTATTGCCTGGGGCTGGATTGTCGTATTCGCCGGAACGCTCGCGGCGTTGGGGCGACCCGATGCATCCTTTAAAGGCACCGTCGCCGGCTTAATCGCGACAATTCTGGCGGGAATCGCCACAGTCCCGCTCGGTGGGATCGCTGGAGCTGCCGTCGCGCTTGTCATCGGCAGTTACGTCAGCGGCGCCTGGCAAGGTCTCAGCCTTGTTGCGGTGCTGTCAGAGGGACGCGCGCCCTGCACTGCCGCAACCCCGACGACTTAA